CATCACTTAACCCGCCACTGGCTGGGGCGGCTGGTCCTGGCAGGGCTCATGCTAGGCGCGGTGGTTTGGGTAACCTACGCCTTTACCAATCTGCTTGTCTACTTGTTGGTAGGCTGGCTGTTGGCCTACTTGCTGCGACCGATTGTCGACCGGCTGCAATGGTTGGGGCGCGTGCCGGCCATTTTGCTCACGCTAGCTGGCTGCATTGCCCTGATTAGTCTGCTGCTAACCTCGCTGCTGCCTTTTTTAGCCCGGCAGGTGGCTGAACTGTCTCAGCTGATCTCCTTGGAAGCCCTCCAGAGTGCTATTGGTGAGCTAGAGCGTTGGCTAGTGCGTTTTATTCCTATACAGCCAGGTACGCTGATGCGACTGCTACGCCAAGGATTTGAAACCCTGATCCGAGAACAGCAGCTGGCAGGTACGGTCAGCTCTATTTTGGACCTGTTCACCAACCTGTTTTATGCTGTACTGGTTATTCCGTTTGTTACCTTTTTTGTACTAAAAGACGGGGTACATTTGCGCCGCTCGTTGTTGCAACTCATACCCAATCGATATTTTGAACTGACCCTAGCGATACTGGAAAAGTTGGGAGGAAGTGTGGGGCGGTATTTCCGCGCGCTGTTTTTGCAAAGCCTGGCCGTTGCGACGCTGGCTAGTGTTTTGTTGTACATTTTTGGATTGCACTTTGCTTTGGCTGTAGGGGTATTTGCCGGGATTGCCAACACCATTCCCTATTTTGGACCTCTGATGGGGTTTGTTGCAGGCACGCTAGTGGGCATCGCCCAAACGGGCGATTTTTCCATGGTGTTTAGGGTACTTGTGGCCATGGGGCTGACCCAGGTAGTGGACAACGTGCTCTTCCAGCCGATGATTTTTTCACGAGCTGCTCAGGCGCATCCGCTGATTATTTTGTTTGCCGTGCTTGTAGGCGCTCAGCTGGCCGGCATTGTTGGGATGCTGCTGGCAATACCGGTTTTGACCGTGGTGCGTACAGCCTTTGTGCAACTGCGCTGGGGCATGCAGAATTACCATATCGTCAGAGCTACTTCTTCATGAGTCGCATTGCACCAATCGATCGCTTGCTGCTGCTTGTGGGTCTGGCAGGGTTGGGTTGGAGCTTTTGGCTGCTGCCACGCCAGCATCCAGATGCTTTTCTCAGTCAGATGGGCTCGCTAGAAGCTGTCCGTCAGGAAGCGGTGCGTTTTATGCGTCAGCAAGGCTACGCCATTGATTCCTTTAAAGTCACTGTAACGCTTCGGCGAGATACTGCCTTGCTGGGTTCTTGGCAGCGTCGCTGGGGTAGGGCCGAGCTGCTTCGGCAACTCGAGGCGATGCCCTGGATGCCGGCTTACGTTTGGGAAGTGCAAGGGGTAACGAGCGAAGAAGGGCCGCCTGCATGGTCGGTGCATCTTGCGAGCGATAGAACAGTATGGGCCATGCGCCTTGACCCTCGGCGCATGCAGACGCTTCGCGCTGACACGGCAGTAACGTTTGATCCAGCAGCTTCCTGGGGCAAGCTTCCCGATACCCTTGGTCGTGCAACGTTGCGTCCGGGTCCTGCAGAAGCCCTGGCTTGGGCGCGCCGTCATGTGGCACAGGGCTTAGAACGCCACGTGCGTCTTGAGCCAGACTCGGTAGGACTCGAAGGCGCAAACCTGGCGCGGGTACGCTTTCGAGGACTTGCTCCGACCGGAGATACGCTGACTGTATGGACAAAGGTTACGGCTACAGGTACCTTGCAGGAGCTTCGGGTGGCATGGGCAAAGGCTGAGCAAACAGCACCG
This sequence is a window from Rhodothermus bifroesti. Protein-coding genes within it:
- a CDS encoding AI-2E family transporter, translating into MTMANVAHEPNTASSSAVWHHLTRHWLGRLVLAGLMLGAVVWVTYAFTNLLVYLLVGWLLAYLLRPIVDRLQWLGRVPAILLTLAGCIALISLLLTSLLPFLARQVAELSQLISLEALQSAIGELERWLVRFIPIQPGTLMRLLRQGFETLIREQQLAGTVSSILDLFTNLFYAVLVIPFVTFFVLKDGVHLRRSLLQLIPNRYFELTLAILEKLGGSVGRYFRALFLQSLAVATLASVLLYIFGLHFALAVGVFAGIANTIPYFGPLMGFVAGTLVGIAQTGDFSMVFRVLVAMGLTQVVDNVLFQPMIFSRAAQAHPLIILFAVLVGAQLAGIVGMLLAIPVLTVVRTAFVQLRWGMQNYHIVRATSS